In Antennarius striatus isolate MH-2024 chromosome 8, ASM4005453v1, whole genome shotgun sequence, a single window of DNA contains:
- the baiap2l2b gene encoding BAR/IMD domain-containing adapter protein 2-like 2, with protein MSGATSDQLHRSTLSVYARCLEQLIGSRRRRRSLPGDSCCVLSPLALAVCSEAYFSAVAKMGDHALHTLSSRSLGDVLIQISETQRRLTAEMEGVFSWFQVEVLQAMEKNINLDEEYIDGSRRVYELEVRNQAENLEKQLRRGSYRDSLENSDYMMYLRQSQQEILKEEERRYRFLAEKHCGLSQSLLFLINKTGASLQQRSDGWKEKVNDTRGSRPRTPTPLDQEAQLRGSVSSLLQTVARDDDMSWARREQQALGRLPSRAPSPLPSRSRSSSVGESLGLGGGRPMRALVSHPTSSNPKLLPFSRGETVTVLVPEPRNGWLYGRADGGLRQGWFPAAYVTPLEDSANALATSDVSLRSHSLNNLLDPTDSTAHQSESKGHGDVPPPATPDRRFSVDVRPVSPVPERKLELSRTKSSSDHQLPPPPPPPSGQNLRRGSTDFRPISPLPDRKGDSASDGQALSPHGTPEHPLFPRGTNPFATVKLRPTTTNDRSSPRIL; from the exons ATGTCCGGCGCCACCAGCGACCAGCTGCACCGGTCGACGCTGTCCGTCTACGCT CGCTGCTtggagcagctgattggctccaggaggaggaggaggagcttacCTGGTGActcatgttgtgtgttgtcTCCGTTAGCTTTAGCCGTCTGCAGCGAGGCCTACTTCAGCGCCGTGGCCAAGATGGGCGACCACGCCCTGCACACACTCTCATCTCGGTCTCTcg GAGACGTCCTGATCCAGATCTCAGAAACCCAGAGGAGGCTGACGGCGGAGATGGAGGGCGTG TTCAGCTGGTTCCAGGTGGAGGTGCTGCAGGCGATGGAGAAGAACATCAACCTGGACGAGGAGTACATCGAC GGCAGTCGGCGGGTGTACGAGCTGGAGGTGAGGAACCAggcggagaacctggagaagcAGCTCAGGAGGGGATCCTACCGGGACTCGCTG gagAACAGCGACTACATGATGTACCTGAGGCAGAGCCAGCAGGAGatcctgaaggaggaggagaggaggtacCGCTTCCTGGCAGAGAAGCACTGCGGCCTGAGTCAGTCGCTGCTGTTCCTGATCaacaag ACGGGGGCGTCGCTCCAGCAGAGGTCGGACGGATGGAAAGAGAAAGTGAACGACACCAGAGGGTCGCGACCTCGGACTCCTACTCCCCTGGATCAGGAAGCCCAG CTGAGGGGGTCGGTCAGCTCGCTGCTGCAGACGGTCGCCAGAGACGACGACATGTCCTGGGCCCGGCGGGAGCAGCAGGCGCTGGGGAGGCTGCCCTCTagag ctccctcccccctccccagccGCTCCCGCTCCAGCTCCGTGGGGGAGTCTCTGGGTCTGGGCGGGGGGCGACCCATGAGAGCTCTGGTGTCCCACCCGACCTCCTCCAACCCCAAGCTGCTGCCGTTCAGCCGGGGGGAGACCGTCACCGTTCTGGTCCCGGAGCCACGTAACGGCTGGCTGTACGGACGCGCCGACGGCGGCCTGCG gCAGGGCTGGTTCCCCGCTGCGTACGTCACCCCCCTGGAGGATTCCGCTAACGCGTTGGCGACCAG CGACGTTTCTCTACGAAGCCACAGCTTGAACAACCTGCTGGACCCCACCGACTCGACCGcccaccaatcagagagcaAGGGCCACGGAGACGTACCGCCACCGGCCACGCCCGATCGCAGATTCTCCGTAGACGTCCGGCCGGTCTCTCCCGTCCCggagaggaagctggagctcAGTCGGACAAAGAGTTCCAGCGACCaccagcttcctcctcctcctcctcccccctcggGTCAGAACCTCAGAAGGGGGTCGACGGACTTCCGACCAATCTCTCCGCTTCCTGACAGAAAGGGCGACTCAGCATCTGATGGCCAg GCGCTGTCGCCCCACGGGACGCCCGAACACCCGCTGTTTCCAAG AGGCACAAACCCATTCGCCACCGTCAAGCTCCGCCCCACGACCACCAACGACAGATCGTCTCCTCGGATCCTCTGA
- the pvalb7 gene encoding parvalbumin-7 isoform X4 has protein sequence MAMTDLLKAEEIKKALDAFAAEEFDPKRFFEMVGMKAMSADNVKKVFQALDVDGSGFIEEEELKFVLKGFAKEGRDLTDAETKAFLLAADKDGDGKIGIDEFEILVHE, from the exons ATGGCGATGACCGATCTGTTAAAAGCCGAGGAAATCAAGAAAGCCCTGGATGCCTTTGCAG CGGAGGAGTTCGACCCTAAAAGGTTCTTTGAGATGGTGGGGATGAAGGCCATGTCGGCCGACAACGTCAAGAAGGTGTTCCAGGCTCTGGACGTCGATGGCAGCGGCTTCatcgaggaggaggagctcaa GTTCGTCTTGAAGGGTTTCGCCAAAGAGGGCCGAGATCTGACCGATGCCGAGACAAAAGCCTTCCTCCTCGCCGCGGATAAAGACGGCGACGGCAAGATCGGCATCGACg AATTCGAGATCTTGGTGCACGAGTAG
- the pvalb7 gene encoding parvalbumin-7 isoform X3 yields the protein MKRRGRRITCSLAKMAMTDLLKAEEIKKALDAFAAEEFDPKRFFEMVGMKAMSADNVKKVFQALDVDGSGFIEEEELKFVLKGFAKEGRDLTDAETKAFLLAADKDGDGKIGIDEFEILVHE from the exons ctggCTAAAATGGCGATGACCGATCTGTTAAAAGCCGAGGAAATCAAGAAAGCCCTGGATGCCTTTGCAG CGGAGGAGTTCGACCCTAAAAGGTTCTTTGAGATGGTGGGGATGAAGGCCATGTCGGCCGACAACGTCAAGAAGGTGTTCCAGGCTCTGGACGTCGATGGCAGCGGCTTCatcgaggaggaggagctcaa GTTCGTCTTGAAGGGTTTCGCCAAAGAGGGCCGAGATCTGACCGATGCCGAGACAAAAGCCTTCCTCCTCGCCGCGGATAAAGACGGCGACGGCAAGATCGGCATCGACg AATTCGAGATCTTGGTGCACGAGTAG
- the pvalb7 gene encoding parvalbumin-7 isoform X2, whose amino-acid sequence MKSRTFTSHLLPFLSSPLSLQLAKMAMTDLLKAEEIKKALDAFAAEEFDPKRFFEMVGMKAMSADNVKKVFQALDVDGSGFIEEEELKFVLKGFAKEGRDLTDAETKAFLLAADKDGDGKIGIDEFEILVHE is encoded by the exons ATGAAAAGTCGTACCTTCACCTCTCACCTTctacctttcctttcctctcctctctctctccagctggCTAAAATGGCGATGACCGATCTGTTAAAAGCCGAGGAAATCAAGAAAGCCCTGGATGCCTTTGCAG CGGAGGAGTTCGACCCTAAAAGGTTCTTTGAGATGGTGGGGATGAAGGCCATGTCGGCCGACAACGTCAAGAAGGTGTTCCAGGCTCTGGACGTCGATGGCAGCGGCTTCatcgaggaggaggagctcaa GTTCGTCTTGAAGGGTTTCGCCAAAGAGGGCCGAGATCTGACCGATGCCGAGACAAAAGCCTTCCTCCTCGCCGCGGATAAAGACGGCGACGGCAAGATCGGCATCGACg AATTCGAGATCTTGGTGCACGAGTAG